A genomic window from Pelagicoccus albus includes:
- the rplA gene encoding 50S ribosomal protein L1, translating to MVKLSKKFRAASEAADLSKEYTIAEAVEVLAKLPKAKFDETIEVSLKLGVDPRKGDEMVRGTVMLPHGSGKTVRVLAFTADAEAAKAAGATEAGLEDMIAKVQGGWFDFDVAVATPDAMKDVRKIARVLGPKGLMPNPKAGTVSDDISKAIKEVMAGRVEYKVDKNASLGVGVGKRSFGNEEVLGNLTAIMEAIGKARPSAFKGRYIKSAYISATQTPSLKLSSSEFAKY from the coding sequence ATGGTTAAACTATCCAAAAAGTTTCGCGCTGCTTCAGAGGCGGCCGATCTTAGTAAAGAATACACAATCGCAGAAGCGGTTGAAGTTCTCGCCAAATTGCCGAAGGCAAAGTTTGACGAGACTATCGAAGTGTCTCTCAAGCTGGGCGTCGACCCACGCAAGGGTGACGAAATGGTTCGTGGTACAGTAATGCTTCCACACGGTAGCGGTAAGACTGTTCGTGTTCTGGCGTTCACCGCTGATGCGGAAGCTGCTAAGGCAGCGGGTGCTACCGAGGCCGGTCTCGAAGATATGATCGCCAAGGTTCAAGGCGGCTGGTTCGATTTCGACGTAGCTGTCGCGACTCCTGACGCGATGAAAGACGTTCGTAAGATCGCCCGCGTCCTCGGTCCAAAGGGACTAATGCCAAACCCAAAGGCCGGTACCGTTTCAGACGACATTTCCAAGGCCATCAAGGAAGTGATGGCTGGTCGTGTTGAATACAAGGTAGACAAAAACGCCTCTCTCGGTGTTGGCGTTGGTAAGCGTTCCTTCGGCAACGAAGAAGTGCTGGGCAACTTGACAGCGATCATGGAAGCAATCGGTAAGGCTCGGCCTTCCGCTTTCAAGGGCCGCTACATCAAGAGCGCTTACATTTCGGCCACTCAAACTCCAAGCTTGAAGCTTTCGAGCTCCGAGTTCGCTAAGTACTAA